The Solanum dulcamara chromosome 6, daSolDulc1.2, whole genome shotgun sequence genome contains the following window.
ACACAATGTTAGAGCTTAATTACCacaagagaagaaagaaaagaaaagaaaagaagagcaAAATGCTTAGTAGGTAACAATTCAAAGCTCGACTATATAAGGATACAATCAGATCGAGGCCGTAAACTGATGAATCTATTCTTCTAAAATAGTGATAAAGGACATTAACAACTACATCTAACATAGCGCACAAGAAAGGAGACATCTTTATCTggaaacaaacaaacaaaaaccaTGGATATAGGTTAATGCACAACGGAACTGTAAACTTTATGTTTGTGCAGAAGAATTCATGGAAGTTAAATCTTCCATGGATGAGAATGCAGAGAAAAATATATGCAGGAAGAGGATTTGTATTGCTTCTGTGTATTTACAATGAAGGAGGATCACCTCCTTTTGTAGACATCATTCAACATGACTATCACTAACTAACTCACTGCACTCACCACTTCACCGCACACACTGCACACTATCACTTAGTTATCAATTCTCAGTACTCCCCCTTAAGCTTTAGTCTGAGTATACATTGAAGACTCCAATCTTGAATAACAACATATGATGAGAAGCTGCACCTAAGCCCTTTGTAAGCAAATTAGCTGGGACATAGGTACGCAATATGTCCACTTTTGATTCTTACCCTCACAATGTGGCAGTcaatttttatatgtttagtccTTTCATGAAAAATGGAATTAGCAGCAGTTTATATTGCTACTTTGCTGTCATAGTGCAACTTTACAAGGCTTGTGACATTGACATTCAGCTCTTTCAACACTACTATAAACCAAATGATCTCTGCAACAGCTCCAGCCATACTCCTATATTCAGCCTTTGCTGAGCTTCTGCTCAAAGTATGTTGTTTCTTGGATTTCCAGGATATAAGAGAGTCTCCTAGTTTAACCACGTATCCAGTCACTGACCTTGTAGTGTTAGGACAGGCTGCTCAATTTGAATCACAACATGCTTCAAGCTTTAGGCTCACCTTACTACTTAATAACATGCCTTGACCAGGACTGCATTTGATGAATCTGACCAATCTCAAAGTTACTTCCCAGTGTGATAGCTTAGGTTGTTGTATGAATTTTGATAATACTTGAACAGCAAAACTGATGTCAGGTCTTCTGATGGTTAGGTATAGCA
Protein-coding sequences here:
- the LOC129892751 gene encoding uncharacterized mitochondrial protein AtMg00810-like, translated to MARKYALELISDTGLSRAKPVNTPLEANIKLTTVEYDELTGATTDPLFKDITGYQRLVGRLLYLTIRRPDISFAVQVLSKFIQQPKLSHWEVTLRLVRFIKCSPGQACPNTTRSVTGYVVKLGDSLISWKSKKQHTLSRSSAKAEYRSMAGAVAEIIWFIVVLKELNVNVTSLVKLHYDSKVAI